A genome region from bacterium includes the following:
- a CDS encoding restriction endonuclease: MDLIDKIRELSARIPKQLDSIQTEEATKHALVMPFLHALGYNVFDPSEVTPELNADFGTKKGEKIDYAILKDGKPIILIECKHYSTDLGKVHASQLYRYYSVTEARFGVLTNGLLYWFYADLDEPNKMDKKPFFEFNVLDAKENAVEELKKFSKSSFDLSTILSTAAELKYTREITRLLSEQMQEPSEEFVRFFASKVYSGRMTQPIREQFTQLTKRAFRLLLNDQINDRLKSVLSPEAQTTPNATPQIAASTTNNKEIPAATETESAIITTEEEIEAYNIIRAILREHISPKRVAMRDVQSYCGILLDDNNRKPICRLYFNGSRKSVGFFDTEKEEGSVINELEDLFAFAGRFKSAVDKYDSKSKKISPTV, translated from the coding sequence ATGGACCTAATTGACAAGATACGCGAACTGTCTGCCCGAATACCGAAGCAACTTGATAGTATTCAAACAGAAGAGGCAACAAAGCACGCTCTTGTAATGCCATTTCTGCACGCCCTCGGATACAACGTGTTTGACCCATCCGAAGTTACTCCTGAGTTGAATGCAGATTTCGGTACTAAAAAAGGCGAAAAGATTGATTACGCTATCTTGAAAGACGGCAAGCCGATAATCCTTATCGAATGCAAGCACTACTCTACAGATTTGGGAAAGGTGCATGCATCTCAGCTATATCGGTATTACAGTGTAACCGAAGCACGCTTCGGTGTATTAACCAATGGTTTATTATATTGGTTTTATGCTGATCTCGACGAACCAAATAAAATGGATAAAAAGCCCTTTTTTGAATTCAATGTTTTGGACGCAAAGGAAAATGCTGTTGAGGAACTAAAGAAATTTTCAAAGTCTTCTTTCGACCTGAGCACTATTCTTTCAACTGCGGCGGAACTGAAATATACGCGGGAGATAACTCGCCTTCTGTCTGAACAAATGCAAGAACCTTCGGAGGAATTTGTAAGGTTTTTCGCTAGTAAAGTTTATAGCGGGAGAATGACTCAGCCAATTCGTGAACAATTTACACAGCTTACAAAAAGAGCATTTAGATTGCTTTTAAATGACCAAATTAATGATCGTCTAAAGTCGGTTCTTTCGCCAGAAGCCCAGACAACGCCAAACGCAACCCCTCAAATTGCAGCCTCTACAACCAATAATAAAGAAATCCCAGCTGCAACTGAAACAGAATCAGCAATTATCACCACCGAAGAGGAGATAGAGGCGTACAATATTATTCGCGCCATTCTTCGCGAACATATTAGTCCAAAACGAGTGGCTATGCGGGATGTACAGAGCTATTGCGGCATTTTGCTTGACGATAATAATCGTAAGCCAATTTGCCGTTTATATTTTAATGGATCTAGGAAATCCGTGGGATTTTTTGATACAGAAAAAGAGGAGGGATCTGTCATTAACGAACTGGAAGACCTGTTTGCTTTTGCTGGTAGGTTTAAAAGTGCTGTCGATAAATATGACAGCAAGTCAAAAAAGATAAGTCCTACTGTTTAG
- a CDS encoding MBL fold metallo-hydrolase produces MLITLIGTGGCSPSLTRGGACVLVEGGGARVAIDLGMGALVGLLRAGVSHRDLDAIFLTHRHPDHLSELLPFFFACNYAPPPRQKRFLLAGGPDTLALISGVSTIFGRWVEARGYSREVLELSEGAELLVGGLSVATGHADHIESSISYRVSLGGRAAVITGDTGPSGELAVFASGADILIAEASRASDNPADGHLTPVQAGELAKAARVKKLVLTHIQPETETGDPVREAKSAFGGEVVLGFDGLRLEL; encoded by the coding sequence ATGCTAATAACTCTTATTGGCACCGGTGGTTGTTCTCCTTCTCTGACGAGAGGGGGGGCGTGTGTTCTCGTGGAGGGGGGCGGGGCGAGGGTTGCGATCGATCTGGGGATGGGGGCGCTGGTTGGGCTTTTGCGGGCGGGGGTTTCGCACCGGGACCTGGACGCGATTTTTCTGACCCACAGGCACCCTGACCATCTTTCGGAGCTTCTGCCTTTCTTTTTCGCCTGCAATTACGCGCCGCCGCCGAGGCAGAAGAGGTTTCTTCTCGCGGGGGGGCCGGACACTCTGGCCCTGATCTCCGGGGTTTCGACGATTTTCGGCAGGTGGGTGGAGGCCCGCGGCTACAGCCGCGAGGTGCTGGAGCTTTCGGAGGGGGCGGAGTTGCTCGTCGGGGGGCTTTCGGTGGCTACAGGCCACGCCGACCACATCGAATCCTCGATCTCCTACCGCGTCTCCCTCGGGGGGCGCGCGGCGGTTATCACCGGCGACACCGGCCCCTCGGGCGAACTCGCCGTCTTCGCCAGCGGCGCGGACATCCTCATCGCCGAGGCTTCGCGCGCTTCGGACAACCCCGCCGACGGCCACCTGACGCCGGTGCAGGCGGGAGAGTTGGCGAAAGCCGCGAGGGTGAAAAAGCTCGTCCTCACCCACATCCAGCCCGAGACCGAAACCGGCGACCCGGTCAGGGAGGCCAAAAGCGCCTTCGGCGGCGAGGTTGTCCTGGGGTTCGACGGGCTCAGGCTGGAGCTTTAG
- the rimO gene encoding 30S ribosomal protein S12 methylthiotransferase RimO, with amino-acid sequence MFRSEEKHRRQGRDIHIHPARRGRGSGRKRRKELKKVGLISLGCAKNRVDAERILGGLVARGFEIAEDPAEAEVVIVNTCGFIRDAVEESVEEILLAAKLKIEGNCKILAVSGCLYKRYPEMKEELSEVDFFFTPEEIDKIPETLCGSKGAVTSTVHPARLLTAPPHSVYLKIAEGCSNRCTFCTIPIIRGDFHSFPPAKLLEEARWLAGQGAVEVNLIAQDTTSYGLEIGRQGELVKLLKELSAIDGIEWIRLLYAYPRALPDELLELLAEPNKILPYIDAPIQHAHPRILKAMGRKVTAGETAEFFKRLKKQVPGIVLRTTAIVGFPGETEMEFEELLRFVEEVRFHHLGAFVYSPEEGTAAEKMKDQIDPETAWERHDTLMKLQAELSYERNLDFVGRELPVLVEGIDEEGEVVGRTYGQAPEVDGITRLRDYGDRIIEVGSFVKAKIVEAEPYDLVAEVLWPDENG; translated from the coding sequence ATTTTCCGAAGCGAAGAAAAACACCGGCGTCAAGGACGCGATATTCACATTCACCCCGCCCGAAGGGGTAGAGGTAGTGGACGAAAACGGAGAAAAGAATTGAAGAAGGTCGGTCTCATCAGCCTCGGCTGCGCAAAGAACAGGGTAGACGCCGAGCGTATCCTCGGCGGCCTCGTCGCTCGCGGCTTTGAGATAGCGGAAGACCCGGCCGAGGCCGAGGTGGTCATCGTGAACACCTGCGGCTTCATCCGCGATGCGGTCGAAGAGTCGGTGGAGGAGATACTCCTCGCCGCGAAATTGAAGATTGAGGGCAACTGCAAGATCCTCGCCGTCTCCGGCTGCCTCTACAAGCGCTACCCGGAGATGAAGGAGGAGCTTTCGGAGGTCGATTTCTTTTTCACCCCCGAGGAGATAGACAAAATCCCCGAAACGCTCTGCGGAAGCAAGGGCGCGGTAACTTCCACGGTCCATCCCGCGAGGCTCCTCACCGCTCCCCCCCACAGCGTCTACCTGAAGATCGCCGAAGGATGCTCGAACCGCTGCACCTTCTGCACGATTCCGATTATCAGGGGGGATTTTCACTCCTTCCCCCCGGCGAAGCTCCTGGAGGAGGCGCGCTGGCTCGCCGGGCAGGGCGCGGTAGAGGTCAACCTCATAGCGCAGGACACCACCTCCTACGGGCTGGAGATCGGAAGGCAAGGGGAACTGGTGAAGCTCCTGAAAGAGCTCTCCGCCATCGACGGAATCGAGTGGATACGCCTCCTCTACGCCTACCCGAGGGCGCTGCCGGACGAACTTCTGGAACTCCTCGCCGAGCCGAACAAGATTCTCCCCTACATCGACGCCCCCATCCAGCACGCCCACCCGAGGATACTCAAGGCGATGGGCAGGAAGGTCACGGCGGGCGAGACGGCCGAGTTCTTCAAGCGGCTCAAAAAGCAGGTTCCCGGAATAGTCCTTCGCACCACCGCAATAGTAGGCTTTCCCGGCGAGACTGAGATGGAGTTCGAGGAGCTTTTGCGCTTCGTCGAGGAGGTGCGCTTCCACCACCTCGGGGCGTTCGTCTACTCCCCCGAGGAGGGCACAGCCGCCGAGAAAATGAAGGACCAGATAGACCCCGAGACGGCCTGGGAGCGCCACGACACCCTGATGAAACTGCAGGCCGAGCTCAGCTACGAGCGCAACCTCGATTTCGTCGGCAGGGAACTGCCCGTTCTTGTCGAGGGGATAGACGAGGAGGGGGAAGTGGTCGGCAGAACCTACGGCCAGGCCCCCGAGGTGGACGGCATAACCCGCCTTCGGGACTACGGCGACCGGATAATCGAGGTGGGAAGCTTCGTGAAGGCGAAAATCGTCGAGGCGGAGCCGTATGATCTGGTGGCCGAGGTTTTGTGGCCCGATGAAAACGGTTAA
- a CDS encoding phosphoribosylglycinamide formyltransferase has translation MGLKIGVLASGGGSNLQSILDACGEGRLDGKVLVVISDNPHAFALERACKYGAATVVIELDRGESREAHDEKIVAAMRGYGVDTIAMAGYMLMVTPVLLRAFPGRVLNIHPALLPSFPGLHVQKAAIDHGAKFSGCTVHFVDENMDTGPIIIQAVVPVRDDDTEKTLGARILREEHRIYPQALQYLAEGRLKIVGRRVLLMPQSPGSGALHNPAVSS, from the coding sequence ATGGGTTTAAAAATCGGGGTTCTGGCTTCGGGCGGCGGCTCGAATCTCCAGTCTATCCTCGACGCCTGCGGTGAGGGGCGGCTGGACGGAAAAGTGCTGGTTGTGATCAGCGACAACCCTCACGCCTTCGCGCTTGAACGCGCCTGCAAATACGGGGCGGCGACAGTCGTAATCGAACTCGACCGCGGGGAATCCCGCGAGGCCCATGACGAGAAGATAGTGGCGGCCATGCGCGGCTACGGCGTTGATACGATCGCGATGGCGGGCTACATGCTGATGGTGACGCCGGTGCTGCTGCGGGCTTTCCCCGGCAGGGTGCTGAACATCCACCCGGCGCTCCTCCCCTCCTTCCCGGGCCTCCACGTCCAGAAGGCGGCCATCGACCACGGGGCGAAGTTCTCCGGCTGCACCGTCCACTTCGTGGACGAGAATATGGACACCGGGCCGATAATCATTCAGGCGGTCGTTCCCGTGCGCGATGACGACACGGAAAAGACCCTCGGCGCGAGGATACTCCGCGAGGAGCACCGCATCTACCCGCAGGCGCTGCAGTATCTGGCCGAGGGAAGATTGAAAATCGTGGGAAGGCGGGTACTTCTGATGCCGCAGAGCCCCGGTTCCGGGGCGCTGCACAACCCGGCGGTAAGTTCCTGA
- a CDS encoding 30S ribosomal protein S9, producing MSDIRTTGKRKTSIARVTLSEGEGKIVINNGRTLEQHFPREAHQRAVLTPLAITERLAKYDVKVNVVGGGNTGQAEAVRHGIARALLEAEVELRDTLKKAGLLTRDARIVETKKYGHHKARRSCQFSKR from the coding sequence ATGAGCGACATCAGAACCACCGGCAAGAGAAAAACCTCTATCGCCCGCGTCACCCTCTCCGAGGGCGAAGGCAAGATAGTCATAAACAACGGCCGCACCCTGGAGCAGCACTTCCCCCGCGAAGCGCACCAGCGCGCGGTGCTCACTCCTCTCGCCATAACCGAGAGGCTTGCGAAGTACGACGTCAAGGTCAACGTTGTCGGCGGCGGCAACACCGGGCAGGCCGAAGCGGTCCGCCACGGCATCGCCCGCGCCCTCCTCGAAGCCGAGGTCGAGCTTCGCGACACGCTGAAGAAGGCCGGGCTCCTCACCCGCGACGCCCGTATCGTCGAGACGAAAAAGTACGGCCACCACAAGGCCCGCAGGAGCTGCCAGTTCTCCAAGCGTTAA
- the lolA gene encoding outer membrane lipoprotein chaperone LolA, which produces MIKKFLPLCGLLLLVLAPSRVSASGEDSAALILKAYEGVSDLSARFSQITAIETTEIEKTTSGNVFFKRGGKMRWEYEGADPQLIVSDGKVLWFYQVRDRTAVRRDTANLPPSAKVALDLLGGLRDAGKYFEQSSCGEGCLELKPKKTDPDLKRLVVRHGTEGFITSVTTENALGNITKVEFSEAKKNTGVKDAIFTFTPPEGVEVVDENGEKN; this is translated from the coding sequence ATGATCAAGAAGTTCCTGCCCCTGTGCGGGCTTTTGCTGCTTGTCCTGGCCCCTTCCCGCGTCTCCGCTTCGGGCGAGGACTCGGCGGCGCTGATCCTGAAAGCTTACGAGGGCGTCTCGGACCTTAGCGCCCGCTTTTCGCAGATAACCGCCATAGAGACCACCGAGATCGAAAAGACCACCTCCGGCAACGTCTTTTTCAAGCGCGGGGGGAAGATGCGGTGGGAGTACGAGGGCGCGGACCCCCAGCTCATAGTGAGCGACGGGAAGGTCCTCTGGTTCTATCAGGTGCGCGACCGCACCGCCGTCAGACGCGACACCGCGAATCTTCCCCCTTCGGCAAAGGTCGCCCTCGACCTCCTAGGCGGTCTTCGCGACGCCGGAAAATACTTCGAGCAGTCCTCCTGCGGCGAGGGGTGCCTTGAGCTCAAGCCCAAAAAGACCGACCCGGATCTAAAGCGCCTTGTCGTGCGCCACGGAACTGAAGGCTTTATAACCTCGGTCACCACCGAAAACGCCCTCGGGAACATCACCAAGGTCGAATTTTCCGAAGCGAAGAAAAACACCGGCGTCAAGGACGCGATATTCACATTCACCCCGCCCGAAGGGGTAGAGGTAGTGGACGAAAACGGAGAAAAGAATTGA
- a CDS encoding DNA translocase FtsK has product MSETKGEEKSVSRLGERVRAELAGITLLLAAVFLASAIITYNSADPSFNNAGTAGPVPQNAMGLFGSYVADLLIQILGQASFLIPIALLVFAVRYIILRPIRYPGWVAGGYVLITLLFATFSSLFFGEIHFDRDAFPAGGALGELLMRGLIFILNRPGAYLVVVTGLVCSLIFTVNFSLFAFGGRLRDKTVELLARLREWRATRKEEKARERELKEDRAEIRAAAVKKPPKIVSEKEPVHHQKVQETFDFVREVDGYKLPPLDIFEARQGVGKGPDQETLLMASKLLVKKLQDFGVECMVETVHPGPVVTMYEIKPAAGVKINKIVNLSDDLAMALRAQSIRIVAPIPGKDTVGVEIPNAERDIVLISEILNSQLFRGSESLLTIAMGKDIAGNPVVADLARMPHLLVAGATGSGKSVGVHSMLASLLARATPKDVRFIIVDPKMLELSVYDDIPHLLLPVVTEAKKAAVALKWAVVEMERRYRLMAEGGVRNITSHNKKVEKLLKTGDASPDEKCAEHLPYIVVIIDELADLLMVAAKDVEESIARLAQMARAAGIHLIVATQRPSVDVLTGMIKANFPARIAFQVASRVDSRTILDSMGAESLLGGGDMLFLPPGTAKINRVHGSYVSEQEITRLTAFLRQQGTPDYNDQILAADESGYYDDGEGEFDSLYDEAVRFVTEAGQASTSMVQRKFKIGYNRAANLIDMMEREGVVGPNRGAKPREVLAQRV; this is encoded by the coding sequence ATGTCGGAAACAAAGGGAGAAGAAAAGAGCGTCAGCAGGCTTGGCGAGAGGGTCAGGGCCGAGCTCGCGGGGATAACCCTCCTGCTTGCCGCAGTCTTTCTCGCCTCCGCCATCATCACCTACAACTCCGCCGACCCCTCCTTCAACAACGCCGGGACCGCGGGGCCGGTACCGCAGAATGCCATGGGGCTCTTCGGCTCCTACGTCGCGGACCTCCTTATCCAGATTCTGGGGCAGGCCTCCTTTCTGATACCCATAGCGCTCCTGGTCTTCGCGGTGCGCTACATAATCCTCCGCCCGATACGCTACCCAGGCTGGGTCGCCGGGGGGTACGTCCTTATAACCCTTCTTTTCGCCACCTTCTCAAGCCTCTTTTTCGGCGAGATACACTTCGACCGCGACGCTTTCCCGGCGGGGGGCGCGTTAGGCGAGCTTCTGATGCGGGGGCTGATCTTTATCCTGAACCGCCCCGGCGCGTACCTTGTCGTTGTCACAGGCCTCGTCTGCTCCCTCATCTTCACCGTCAATTTCTCCCTTTTCGCCTTCGGCGGAAGGCTAAGGGACAAGACGGTCGAGCTTCTGGCCCGTTTAAGGGAGTGGAGGGCGACGAGAAAAGAGGAGAAGGCGAGGGAAAGGGAGTTAAAGGAGGACAGGGCCGAGATACGGGCGGCGGCTGTCAAGAAGCCCCCGAAGATCGTCTCCGAAAAAGAGCCCGTCCACCACCAGAAGGTTCAGGAGACCTTCGACTTCGTGCGGGAGGTGGACGGCTACAAGCTGCCCCCCCTCGACATCTTCGAGGCGCGGCAGGGAGTGGGCAAGGGGCCCGATCAGGAGACCCTGCTCATGGCCTCCAAGCTGCTGGTGAAAAAGCTGCAGGATTTCGGGGTCGAGTGCATGGTCGAGACTGTCCACCCCGGCCCCGTCGTCACCATGTACGAGATAAAGCCCGCCGCGGGAGTGAAGATAAACAAGATAGTTAACCTCTCCGACGATCTCGCGATGGCCCTTCGCGCCCAGTCCATACGCATAGTCGCCCCCATTCCCGGCAAGGACACCGTCGGCGTGGAGATACCCAACGCCGAGCGCGACATTGTTCTTATCAGCGAGATACTCAACTCCCAGCTTTTCAGGGGGTCCGAATCTCTCCTTACCATAGCGATGGGCAAAGATATCGCGGGAAACCCCGTGGTGGCCGACCTCGCCCGGATGCCGCACCTCCTCGTCGCGGGCGCGACCGGCTCCGGCAAATCCGTCGGCGTCCACTCGATGCTGGCCAGCCTCCTTGCGCGCGCCACACCCAAGGACGTGCGCTTCATAATCGTCGATCCGAAGATGCTGGAGCTCTCCGTCTACGACGACATCCCCCACCTCCTCCTCCCCGTCGTCACCGAGGCGAAGAAGGCCGCCGTGGCGCTCAAGTGGGCGGTGGTGGAGATGGAGAGAAGGTACCGGCTGATGGCCGAGGGTGGGGTGCGGAACATCACCTCGCACAACAAGAAGGTGGAAAAGCTGCTCAAGACCGGCGACGCCTCCCCCGACGAGAAGTGCGCCGAACACCTTCCCTACATAGTAGTCATAATAGACGAGCTTGCCGACCTCCTCATGGTCGCAGCCAAGGACGTCGAGGAATCGATAGCGAGGCTTGCGCAGATGGCGCGAGCGGCGGGCATACACCTTATTGTCGCCACCCAGCGCCCCTCCGTGGACGTCCTCACCGGCATGATAAAGGCCAACTTCCCCGCCCGCATCGCCTTTCAGGTGGCTTCGAGGGTAGATTCAAGGACGATTCTCGACTCGATGGGGGCCGAATCGCTCCTCGGCGGCGGCGACATGCTCTTTTTGCCCCCCGGCACCGCCAAGATAAACCGCGTCCACGGCTCCTACGTCAGCGAGCAGGAGATAACGCGGCTTACCGCCTTCCTCCGCCAGCAGGGGACTCCCGATTACAACGACCAGATTCTTGCGGCGGACGAATCCGGGTATTACGATGACGGCGAGGGAGAGTTCGATTCCCTTTATGATGAGGCGGTGCGCTTCGTCACCGAGGCGGGGCAGGCCTCCACCTCGATGGTGCAGCGAAAGTTCAAGATCGGCTACAACCGCGCCGCCAACCTCATAGACATGATGGAGCGCGAAGGGGTAGTCGGCCCCAACCGAGGCGCGAAACCACGCGAAGTTCTGGCCCAGAGGGTCTGA
- a CDS encoding 50S ribosomal protein L13: MKSYMATPQTVNPEWFVVDVEGLPVGRIASKIASVLRGKHKPTYTPHTDAGDFVVVVNAEKIRLTGSKLDQKMYYWHTGYPGGIRGRSAREMLALKPEEVISIAVKGMLPKNPLGRKMFGKLKVYSGAEHPHAAQQPRPLDV, translated from the coding sequence ATGAAAAGCTATATGGCTACACCGCAGACCGTCAATCCCGAGTGGTTCGTGGTCGACGTTGAAGGTCTGCCCGTGGGCCGCATTGCCAGCAAGATCGCTTCGGTACTGCGCGGCAAGCACAAGCCCACATATACGCCTCACACCGACGCGGGCGACTTCGTCGTCGTCGTCAACGCCGAGAAGATCCGTCTTACCGGCTCCAAGCTCGATCAGAAGATGTACTACTGGCACACCGGATATCCGGGCGGCATTCGCGGACGTTCCGCCCGCGAGATGCTGGCCCTCAAGCCCGAAGAAGTCATCAGCATAGCGGTGAAGGGAATGCTTCCCAAGAATCCCCTCGGCCGCAAGATGTTCGGCAAGCTGAAGGTCTACTCCGGCGCCGAGCACCCCCATGCGGCCCAACAGCCCAGACCCCTTGACGTGTAG
- a CDS encoding phosphoribosylformylglycinamidine cyclo-ligase, with protein sequence MAKTTTYKDAGVDIDAGNRLVSKISEIVKPTIRPEVIGGIGGFGSLFSLAKLPYKNQVLVASTDGVGTKLKIAFMADRHDTVGIDLVAMCVNDVVVQGAEPLFFLDYFATGQLKEGTAEQVISGIAKGCVQANCSLVGGETAEMPGMYPEGEYDLAGFSVGIADREKLIDGTSINFGDAVIGIASSGVHSNGYSLVRKVLFTDGKYSIDHVFPELGIPLGEELLKPTRIYVKTIMNLNRDFTIKGVAHITGGGLPENLPRVLPKGCGARIDSSKWVEQPIFGLIAKMGNVPRPDMLRTFNCGVGMVIVVPDRESADVLERLRALGEKASVIGHIIEQKKGAPEVEVID encoded by the coding sequence ATGGCAAAGACCACGACCTACAAAGACGCCGGAGTAGACATAGACGCGGGCAACCGGCTTGTTTCAAAGATAAGCGAGATCGTCAAGCCGACGATACGGCCCGAGGTTATAGGCGGCATCGGCGGCTTCGGCTCTCTTTTTTCCCTTGCGAAGCTCCCCTACAAGAACCAGGTGCTGGTGGCCTCCACCGACGGCGTGGGGACGAAGCTGAAGATCGCCTTCATGGCGGACAGGCACGACACGGTGGGCATAGACCTCGTGGCGATGTGCGTGAACGACGTGGTGGTGCAGGGCGCGGAGCCCCTCTTCTTCCTCGATTATTTCGCGACGGGGCAGCTGAAAGAGGGCACGGCGGAGCAGGTAATCTCGGGAATCGCCAAGGGGTGCGTGCAGGCGAACTGTTCGCTGGTGGGCGGCGAGACGGCTGAGATGCCGGGGATGTACCCGGAGGGCGAGTACGACCTCGCGGGTTTCTCGGTGGGCATAGCCGACCGCGAAAAGCTGATCGACGGCACCTCGATAAACTTCGGAGACGCCGTCATCGGCATAGCCTCCTCGGGCGTCCACTCCAACGGCTACTCGCTGGTCCGCAAGGTTCTCTTCACCGACGGAAAATACTCCATCGACCACGTCTTCCCCGAGCTGGGAATCCCGCTGGGCGAAGAGCTGCTGAAACCCACCCGCATCTACGTGAAGACGATAATGAACCTCAACCGCGACTTCACCATCAAGGGTGTGGCGCACATCACCGGCGGCGGGCTGCCGGAGAACCTTCCGCGCGTGCTGCCGAAGGGGTGCGGGGCGCGGATAGATTCCTCGAAGTGGGTGGAGCAGCCGATCTTCGGCCTTATCGCGAAGATGGGCAACGTCCCCCGTCCCGACATGCTACGCACCTTCAACTGCGGCGTGGGAATGGTTATCGTGGTGCCCGACAGGGAGAGCGCGGACGTGCTGGAGAGGCTGCGCGCCCTCGGGGAGAAGGCTTCGGTCATCGGCCACATCATTGAACAGAAGAAGGGCGCTCCCGAAGTGGAGGTTATAGACTGA